GACCATAGGTATGGGTGCTATCAGCCGGAGGGATGCCCTGCGGCTTTCCGCCACTGCCGGGTTGGGTTTGTCCTTAACCAGAGCCGTGCACGCTTCAGACAGTACAAAGACGGGAACACGCCTGGACCCTGGTCTTTGTACAACCCCCAGGAGCGCCGTCGCTAAAACGCAGTACGGTAAGGTCCGTGGCTATATCGCCGGTGATGTTTATACCTTCAAGGGCGTTCCCTATGGCGAGGACACCAGCGGAGAGAATCGCTGGCTTCCGGCGAAGCCGCCCAAACCATGGCAGGACGAATATCCTGCCCTGGTCTATGGTGCCAACTGTCCTCAGACGCTGCATAACTTCAAGTCGGCGGAGATGTCTTTTCTCTACGATTGGGACGATGGCTACATGAGCGAAGACATGCTCAGGCTGAATATATGGACGCCAGCGCTGACAGGAAACAGGCCTGTCATGGTGTACTTCCATGGCGGTGGCTTCAGCTTTGGCTCCGCGTACGAGTTGCCTTCGCATGACGGCGCGCAGATGGCCCGTAATCATGATGTGGTGCAGGTCTCGGTCAACCATCGTTTGAATGTGCTTGGTTTTCTCGACATCTCCGAGATTGGCGGGTCAGCGTATGACCTCTCCGTGAATGTGGGCATGACGGACTTGGTGGCATCACTGCGCTGGATTCAGGAGAACATCGCCAATTTCGGTGGCGATCCCAACAAGGTCATGATTTACGGCCAGTCCGGCGGCGGGTCAAAGGTAACGTGTCTGCTGGGGATGCCGTCAGCCACGGGCATGATTCGTACCGCGGCCGTTCAATCCGGCGGCGGAGGCAACAGTCCCAGCGCTGAGCAATCCCGGGAGCTCTCCCGCCAGATGATGAAAGAGCTGGGGCTAGGCGCGAATGATCTTGGCGCGCTACAAAAGATGGATTGGTCGCGCCTGTTCGCCGCTGGCAATGCAGCCATTGCCAAAATCAATCCGCCTCTCCGGGGATCTGCTGGCCCGGGTTCAGTGCCTGGGGCTGCGCCTCGGGTAGGCTGGGGGCCGACGGTCGATGGACGCACCGTGACACTCCGGTCGTTCTTTGATGCTGCTCCTGAGATCTCAAAAAATATCCCGATGATGATTGGTTCCGTGAGTGAGGAGGGAATGCAGTTCCGCCTGCAACCGACGGAATCCGAGTGGCTGGATACGTTGACCAGGTCTTACGGCAGCGAGAAAGCCACTGCGTTAATCGCCGCGATGAAGAAGGCGCATCCGGAGAAGAGTATCCGCACGTTGTCCTATGGTGTTCAGGGCGTGAGCGCAAGAAACAACGTGCAGCGTATGGTAAAGCTGAAACACGGCCAGGCAGCGGCGCCGGTATATCAGTACTGGTTTACCTGGCAGTCTCCCATGCTGGATGGACAGTGCGGCGCATGGCATACGGCGGAGTTGGCCTTCTGTTTCGATAACACGCGACGCTGTGAGCAGGGAACTGGCAACACTCCGGAGGCGCAGGCATTGGCGAAGAAGATGAGCACGGCATGGGCAAACTTCGCCCGAACCGGCAACCCCAGCCAGCCGGGACTTGCGTGGACAGCATCTGATCCCAATCGCTGCCAGACCATGGTCTTTGACAACCGCTGCAGGATGGTCGACGACCCGGATGGTGAGGTAAGGAAGATTCTGTTGAGCTAAATGGTTGAGCTGTTCCAGACGTTTCTCCCCGATGGAGGATTGGATGAAGATGCCTATGTTGGCGTGGATTGTCAGCGTCGTTTTTGTGGGGCTGTTGGCAGGCAACTCTTATGCACAAGTAAAGACGATCGTGCCTCCGGTTGTTCCCGGAGCAAGGCCCGTCCGTTTGGAGCGGATATCCATCCACGGTGTATCGCTGGAAGGCAACCTGGAAGGAGATGCCGTAGACCGCGAGGTACTGGTTTATCTTCCGCCGAGCTACGATAAGGATCCCCGGCGCCACTATCCGGTGCTTTATGCTCTGCATGGATATTCCATCGGGGCCGAGCAGTGGACAAAGGAGATTCACGTTCCCCAGACAATCGAAGGTGCCTTCGCGCAGAGCGCCAAAGAGATGATTGTAGTGTTGCCCGATGCAAAGACAGTCCATAACGGCTCCATGTACTCCAGTTCCGCAACGACGGGCGACTTCGAGCGCTTTATTGCGCAGGATGTCGTGGCCTACATCGACACGCACTATCGCACGCTGCCGAATCGCGCCAGCCGTGGCCTGGTGGGGCATTCTATGGGAGGATACGGGGCAAGCCGCATCGGCATGAAGCATGCGGACGTCTTCGGCAGTCTTTACATGATGAGCCCATGCTGCATGTCAGCAAGACGTGCTGGACCGGTCAATCCGGAGACGGAGAAGACTCTGGCAGCGGTGAAGGCTCCGGCCGATTCAGCGAATCTCCCCTTTCCGCTCCGCACGCAACTGGCTTCGGCAGCAGCGTGGTCGCCCAATCCGAAGAACCCTCCGCTATATCTCGATCTGCCGGTCAAAGATGGTGTAGCTCAGCCGGATGTGTTGGCAAAATGGGCGGCCAACGCCCCGCTTTCCTTTGTCGATCAATACACGCGCGATTTGAAGCGTTACCGGGCCATCGCTATTGATGTGGGTGACCAGGATGGACTGCGCGTGGATGCCGGCAAGCTGCATGAGCTTCTGGATCAATACGGCATCACGAATTCATTCGAGATCTATTCCGGTACGCACACCAGCGCGGTTGCAGACCGCTTCCAGAATTATGTGATGCCATTCTTTAGCAAAAATCTTTGCTTTGAGAAGGCCTGCGGAGAAAAGCTTCACTAGGTCGGACGAATCTCCACTACTGCGACCGAGTAAGGCTCGAGATCAATGGAAAACGTCTTGCTGTATTCCAGGTTACGGCTGGACACGGCAAACCGGTCCGGATGCTCCAGGGAGGCGACATCCATCAGATCTGCGCCGAGGGTGTGCAGCATTGCCGCCGCGGTCTGCGGAGCTGCTGCACCCTGTAGCCGGACTAAGATCGAGTTTCTTTGGCCCTGGTAGTTCACGGCCTTGATCACGATGCGCTTGCCGTCTTTGCTTCGCGTTGCATTGGCGTCCACGGAGCCGGGCTGCCATCCCTGGGGAATCGCAGTAGAGATCTTGTCCAGCAACAGAGTGCGATCACGGTCGCGGAAGGTTCCCGTTGCGGAAGCCAGCAACTCTTCAGCGTAGTGCTCTCGAAACAATTTGGACACAGGATAGCTTCCCCCAGGGAACCATGAGACATGATCGTGGTAGATGGCTGCCGTCCAGGATGGATCGTCCGTTGTGTTCCTCATCAGCAAGGCAGGGCAGGTCATCGTCAAGCCGGGGCTCAGCTCTTCGTACATCATCAGGCTGCCAGCGGCATGCAGTCCGGCGCGCCAGTCGTACGTGTGTTGCAGGCTCCACTCCAACACTGCAACTTCGATCTTCGGATGTTTCGACGCGCGAACATAGTCGCACAGTTTGGCAAGGTAGTCGTGTATACGCCGGACACCCAATTCAAAGTTTGCTGGTTCATATTCGTAGTTATGGCAACCCAGTACGTCGAAATTGGCGCCTGCAAGATCAATCACGGTCTGGCTCCACTCCATATCGTTAGAGCGCTTCTGCCCGCACGCGACGATCTTTATACCCGGAGAAGCAGCCCGCAGCCTTGGTCCATAGGCATTCACAACCTCTGCATAGGACTGCGCCGTAAAGCCATTGTTCATCGGCTCGTTGTCGATCTGGAAATAGCGGACGTTATACGGTTCGGGATGTCCATTCGCTGCGCGCCGCTGTCCCCACTCCGTCATTGGCGGATCGTTTACATAACGAATCCAGTCCAGCGCATACTCAATCGCTTCAGGTGATGTATCCGGGGCCGCCAAAGTGATCAGAGGCTCCGCGTTCAATTTCTTGCATAGGTTGAGAAATTCATCGGTACCGAACCCGAAGTAGTCAGAGTACCCACCCCAATAGGTGTTGGGATGATACCCGCGCGACTCATAGGGGCCGATGCCTTCCTTCCACCGGTAAGTGGAAGCAAAGGATCCGCCGGGCCAGCGGATAAATGTGGGGCGCAGACCTTCGAGTGCTTCAAACAGATCAGGACGGAACATCCCATCCCGACGAACATCAGAACGCATCATGGAGACAAAGTCGACCAGCAACGATCCATGTCCTGAAGCCGCTAGCTCAAGAGTGGCCTCGGTATCTCGTATATTGCTTCGGAAGGTGAACGGGATCCGGTGCCAGTCACCTAAAGGTACAGCTATGAGAACACTGGCTAGAATCTGACCGCTGGATGAGTGAACTTGGATGGTCAAACGAGGCGTCCCGCGTTCTCGCTTCACCCAAAGAAAGCCGTCGTATGCGACACCGTCCTCAAGAAAAAGACGCCCTTGCTGTATCTTTGCGTGGCCACCATTCACCTTCAGGCGGAGGCTTTTTGATCCATTCTGAAACTCCAGGTTGGCCACTTCAACCTGTCCACGGTCGAAATCCGGCTTCCAGTAGGTTTCAAAATCCTTGCCTTCAAATCCAGCGCCGCGAATCTGCTCGGCGAATAGGCCATCCTCGACGGAATGGTTGATGTGCTCTAGGAATTGCCCATAGATGTATGGATCGATTGTTTGGCTGGCCCGATCCATATCAACCAACAGGACCGCCACTCTCGGCTCATCGGGACGGCTGTCTTCCAGCATCTCTACCGCAATCGATGAAACGCGTGTCGAAAATGCGGTGGCGACGGAAGTGCGAAGAAAGTGTCTTCTGTTTATAGCCATACTCTCTGCCGGTCTTTAATTTGGGAGAAGAATAAAAGACCGTATCCCATGAAAGCAATCAGAGCATTCACTTTTTACAAGCATTGACATCGTCTTTACGAATGGAATGAACACTGATTCGAATGCCAGACCAGATAGGACAGGAATACCGCGGGATAGACTCAGGCGGCGCGCTTAATAAGTTCGCCAGCTCCTTACAGCCTTGCGACTTCACCAACCAAACCGCGAGGCGTACGATCCTCAACTGCTGATAACAGGGCAATGCACGTTTCCAGCCCCGTCTGCCTCAACGAGTGACTCGGTGATTTTGCCTAAATCGAAGAACTCCTTGAACCCGCAAGACCCAGCACTTCGGTCAAACTGCAACCCGATCTGGACGACGCCGTAAGCTCGCCTGAGTCACTGCGGGCGGAGTGTAGAGTGCGCCCATCGGCCCCGCGTCGGTCCCCGGCGCAACGACCTCGTCGATCCTATCCAGGATTTCGTTGCTAAGCGCAACTTCGGCACCGGCGAGCAGATCGTCCAGCTGTTGCATGGTGCGTGGACCGAGAATCGCCGATGTAACACCGGGGTGAGCCATCACAAACGCCATCGCCATGTGCGTCAACGAAATCCCGGCTCCCTCGGCGATGGGGATGAGGCGTTCGACCGCCTCCAGATTGCGCTCGTCGGACATCTGTTTGGGAAAGACCTTGACGCGCAGGCTCTCCGGCAGAGAGTGGCCCCTGCGGTAGCGCCCGGTGAGCATACCCTTCGCCAGCGGGCTCCAGACCAGCGCGCCCATCCCATACTTCTCGCAGATGGGCAGAACCTCCCGTTCGATACTGCGGTTGAGGATCGAATAAGGTGGCTGCTCGGTTCGGAAGCGAGCCAGGCCACGGTGCTCCGCCACCCATTGCGCCTCCACGATCTCGGAAGCAGGAAACGTCGATGACCCGATGGCGCGGACCTTGCCCGCGCGCATCAGGTCCGTGAGCACCGACAACGTCTCCTCGATGTCGGTATCGGGAGAGGGACGGTGGACCTGGTAAAGATCGATGTGGTCGGTCTGAAGGCGGCGCAACGACGCCTCCACGGCCTGTGTGATCCAACGGCGCGAATTACCCTGCTGATTCGGATCCTCGCCCATTGCGCCGTTCACCTTGGTGGCCAGCACGATATTTTGGCGACGACCCTTGAGCGCCTTGCCGACGATCTCCTCCGACTCTCCGTTGCTGTATCGATCGGCGGTGTCGACGAAGTTGATGCCGAAATCTAAGGCCTTGTGGATGATACGAATGCAGTCGTCGTGATCGGAGTTGGCGATGCCGCCGAACATCATCGCTCCTAAGCAATATGGGCTGACCTTGATGCCTGTTCGGCCTAGCGTGCGGTATTTCACGGCAGTTTCCTCTCTTCTCTCGGTGTGCGGCCAAAGCGGCTTTTGATGGTTCTATGGACGGAATTTCTACTTACCAGGGGATCGTTTCACCTTCCCAGTGCGTGAAGGTGCCGGTAGGACCGTCCGGTCCGAGCAGGGCGACCCGCACAACCTCACGAGAGCCGTACTCAAGCGACTCTAACCCGGCATAACCGTTGAGATTCGTTTTGGTGAAGCCTGGGGATACGAGGTTAACCTTGATTCCGCTGCCTTCCAGTTCAATCATCATGGCTAGCGTGATGGCGTTCAGAGCTGTCTTCGACGCGGCATAGCCCGGGCTGTACATCTTGCGATATTGGAAATCCGGATTCGCATTCGTAGTCAATGAACCGACGCCGCTGGAGACATTGACGATGTGTGCGTGCGCGGATTCCCGCAGTAGGGGCAGCATGGCTTGATACACGGCGAGCGCGCCGAAGACGTTCGTCTCCCAGATAGCGCGGACCTCGTCCAGAGAAATATTGCTGGCACGGGTGAGTTTGGAAAACTCCTCGAGCGAGCGGTCGCCCCTGCTTGTGTTCGAGATGGCTGCGTTGTTGACAAGCAGATCAAGGCGGCCAAGCTCCGTGCGGACACGCTCGGCCGCAGCACGGATCGAAGCCTGATCGGTGACATCGATCTGCAGCGCGATCGCACCGTTGCCGATCTCTTTCGCGGCAGCTTCGCCACGCTCCAGATTGCGCGACCCGACATAAACCGTCACCCCATTGGCGGCGAGTTCCTTCGCAACCTGGAATCCGACT
Above is a genomic segment from Terriglobus tenax containing:
- a CDS encoding carboxylesterase/lipase family protein gives rise to the protein MHASDSTKTGTRLDPGLCTTPRSAVAKTQYGKVRGYIAGDVYTFKGVPYGEDTSGENRWLPAKPPKPWQDEYPALVYGANCPQTLHNFKSAEMSFLYDWDDGYMSEDMLRLNIWTPALTGNRPVMVYFHGGGFSFGSAYELPSHDGAQMARNHDVVQVSVNHRLNVLGFLDISEIGGSAYDLSVNVGMTDLVASLRWIQENIANFGGDPNKVMIYGQSGGGSKVTCLLGMPSATGMIRTAAVQSGGGGNSPSAEQSRELSRQMMKELGLGANDLGALQKMDWSRLFAAGNAAIAKINPPLRGSAGPGSVPGAAPRVGWGPTVDGRTVTLRSFFDAAPEISKNIPMMIGSVSEEGMQFRLQPTESEWLDTLTRSYGSEKATALIAAMKKAHPEKSIRTLSYGVQGVSARNNVQRMVKLKHGQAAAPVYQYWFTWQSPMLDGQCGAWHTAELAFCFDNTRRCEQGTGNTPEAQALAKKMSTAWANFARTGNPSQPGLAWTASDPNRCQTMVFDNRCRMVDDPDGEVRKILLS
- a CDS encoding alpha-L-arabinofuranosidase C-terminal domain-containing protein encodes the protein MLEDSRPDEPRVAVLLVDMDRASQTIDPYIYGQFLEHINHSVEDGLFAEQIRGAGFEGKDFETYWKPDFDRGQVEVANLEFQNGSKSLRLKVNGGHAKIQQGRLFLEDGVAYDGFLWVKRERGTPRLTIQVHSSSGQILASVLIAVPLGDWHRIPFTFRSNIRDTEATLELAASGHGSLLVDFVSMMRSDVRRDGMFRPDLFEALEGLRPTFIRWPGGSFASTYRWKEGIGPYESRGYHPNTYWGGYSDYFGFGTDEFLNLCKKLNAEPLITLAAPDTSPEAIEYALDWIRYVNDPPMTEWGQRRAANGHPEPYNVRYFQIDNEPMNNGFTAQSYAEVVNAYGPRLRAASPGIKIVACGQKRSNDMEWSQTVIDLAGANFDVLGCHNYEYEPANFELGVRRIHDYLAKLCDYVRASKHPKIEVAVLEWSLQHTYDWRAGLHAAGSLMMYEELSPGLTMTCPALLMRNTTDDPSWTAAIYHDHVSWFPGGSYPVSKLFREHYAEELLASATGTFRDRDRTLLLDKISTAIPQGWQPGSVDANATRSKDGKRIVIKAVNYQGQRNSILVRLQGAAAPQTAAAMLHTLGADLMDVASLEHPDRFAVSSRNLEYSKTFSIDLEPYSVAVVEIRPT
- a CDS encoding aldo/keto reductase, which encodes MKYRTLGRTGIKVSPYCLGAMMFGGIANSDHDDCIRIIHKALDFGINFVDTADRYSNGESEEIVGKALKGRRQNIVLATKVNGAMGEDPNQQGNSRRWITQAVEASLRRLQTDHIDLYQVHRPSPDTDIEETLSVLTDLMRAGKVRAIGSSTFPASEIVEAQWVAEHRGLARFRTEQPPYSILNRSIEREVLPICEKYGMGALVWSPLAKGMLTGRYRRGHSLPESLRVKVFPKQMSDERNLEAVERLIPIAEGAGISLTHMAMAFVMAHPGVTSAILGPRTMQQLDDLLAGAEVALSNEILDRIDEVVAPGTDAGPMGALYTPPAVTQASLRRRPDRVAV
- a CDS encoding alpha/beta hydrolase, with protein sequence MKMPMLAWIVSVVFVGLLAGNSYAQVKTIVPPVVPGARPVRLERISIHGVSLEGNLEGDAVDREVLVYLPPSYDKDPRRHYPVLYALHGYSIGAEQWTKEIHVPQTIEGAFAQSAKEMIVVLPDAKTVHNGSMYSSSATTGDFERFIAQDVVAYIDTHYRTLPNRASRGLVGHSMGGYGASRIGMKHADVFGSLYMMSPCCMSARRAGPVNPETEKTLAAVKAPADSANLPFPLRTQLASAAAWSPNPKNPPLYLDLPVKDGVAQPDVLAKWAANAPLSFVDQYTRDLKRYRAIAIDVGDQDGLRVDAGKLHELLDQYGITNSFEIYSGTHTSAVADRFQNYVMPFFSKNLCFEKACGEKLH
- a CDS encoding SDR family NAD(P)-dependent oxidoreductase: MSNQRIALVTGANQGVGFQVAKELAANGVTVYVGSRNLERGEAAAKEIGNGAIALQIDVTDQASIRAAAERVRTELGRLDLLVNNAAISNTSRGDRSLEEFSKLTRASNISLDEVRAIWETNVFGALAVYQAMLPLLRESAHAHIVNVSSGVGSLTTNANPDFQYRKMYSPGYAASKTALNAITLAMMIELEGSGIKVNLVSPGFTKTNLNGYAGLESLEYGSREVVRVALLGPDGPTGTFTHWEGETIPW